From Anaerohalosphaera lusitana, one genomic window encodes:
- a CDS encoding arylsulfatase: MDRRSFIKAAGVTALSLTASRSFAAPQRRKPNIIYILADDLGYGELGCFGQKLIKTPNIDRIAQKGIKFTQHYSGSALCAPSRCTLMTGKHTGHCYVRNNYRLPQEGNIPIPAGEVTVAEIMKKAGYKTACIGKWGLGFPHSEGDPNNQGFDHWFGYNCQRQAHNYYPDHLWRNQQKVMLEGNKGPKQEQYSHDLLTQESLQFIETSKDKPFFLYLPYTIPHTKFQVPDLGQYAEKDWKQKHKIQAAMISRMDADVGKIVDLLQKHGIEDDTLVIFTSDNGPHGAAGTIDKFKSDGGLRSRKGRLYEGGIRVPMVAQWPGMIEPNTTTDHISAFWDFLPTCAELAGTKCPDDIDGVSFAPTLLGKKDKQKEHKYLYWELGRRQAIRKGDLKAIRRIKKDRSKDTVELYNLTEDLTEQNDISKERPELVKEMVAIMENAHKPSTVYPLYPSEKSERPDSVKHMF; encoded by the coding sequence TTGGACAGAAGATCATTCATCAAAGCCGCAGGTGTAACAGCACTCAGTCTCACAGCATCGCGATCTTTCGCAGCACCCCAAAGAAGAAAGCCGAACATAATCTACATCCTCGCCGACGACCTCGGCTACGGCGAGCTCGGCTGTTTCGGCCAAAAACTCATCAAAACACCCAACATCGACCGCATCGCTCAAAAAGGCATCAAATTCACCCAGCACTACTCAGGCAGCGCACTCTGCGCCCCTTCCCGCTGCACACTCATGACAGGCAAACACACCGGACACTGCTATGTCCGCAACAACTACAGACTCCCCCAGGAAGGCAACATCCCCATCCCAGCCGGCGAAGTTACCGTTGCCGAAATCATGAAAAAGGCAGGCTACAAAACCGCATGCATAGGCAAATGGGGCCTGGGCTTCCCGCACTCCGAAGGCGACCCCAACAACCAGGGCTTCGATCACTGGTTCGGCTACAACTGCCAGCGCCAGGCACACAATTATTACCCCGACCACCTCTGGCGAAACCAGCAGAAAGTCATGCTCGAAGGCAACAAGGGCCCCAAACAGGAACAATACTCCCACGATCTCCTCACACAAGAATCACTGCAGTTCATCGAAACCAGCAAAGACAAACCCTTCTTCCTGTATCTGCCATACACGATACCGCACACAAAGTTCCAGGTCCCCGACCTCGGCCAATATGCCGAAAAGGACTGGAAACAGAAGCACAAAATACAGGCCGCAATGATATCGCGAATGGACGCTGACGTCGGAAAGATCGTCGATCTTCTGCAAAAGCACGGCATAGAGGACGACACGCTCGTCATATTCACCAGCGACAACGGGCCGCACGGCGCAGCCGGAACTATCGACAAATTCAAATCCGACGGAGGACTGCGTAGCCGCAAAGGCAGACTTTACGAAGGCGGCATCCGCGTACCAATGGTCGCACAATGGCCCGGAATGATCGAGCCGAACACAACAACCGACCACATCTCGGCTTTCTGGGATTTCCTGCCCACCTGCGCGGAACTGGCCGGCACAAAATGCCCCGACGACATTGACGGCGTATCATTCGCACCAACACTGCTGGGCAAAAAGGATAAGCAGAAAGAGCACAAGTATCTCTACTGGGAACTCGGCAGGCGACAGGCAATACGAAAAGGCGACCTCAAAGCTATCAGAAGGATCAAAAAAGACAGATCCAAAGATACAGTCGAACTTTATAACCTCACTGAAGATCTTACCGAGCAGAACGACATCTCCAAAGAACGCCCCGAACTGGTAAAAGAGATGGTCGCGATAATGGAAAATGCCCACAAACCATCGACCGTATACCCCCTGTACCCTTCAGAAAAATCCGAAAGGCCGGACAGCGTCAAACATATGTTTTGA
- a CDS encoding N-acetyltransferase has translation MAAYFWNLAGFDGCLLFFAVLIVFAICYSQLMQIRKARSSDARAINELIASHAELERMLFRSMADIYDHLQTFSVAEEDGRVVGCCALSVVWEGLCEVKSLAVDNSCMGKGLGRKLVEAQIEKASELGLEKIFTLTLEPGFFEKLGFERVDRMSLPMKVWSDCAKCSKQDHCDETALARAVN, from the coding sequence TTGGCAGCATATTTTTGGAATTTGGCAGGATTTGACGGCTGTTTGTTGTTTTTTGCGGTTCTAATCGTGTTTGCGATATGTTATAGTCAGCTTATGCAGATACGAAAAGCAAGATCAAGTGATGCGCGGGCCATCAACGAGCTCATCGCCAGCCATGCGGAGCTGGAGCGGATGTTGTTTCGGTCGATGGCGGATATTTATGACCATTTGCAGACATTCTCCGTGGCGGAAGAGGACGGCAGGGTGGTGGGCTGCTGTGCGCTTTCGGTGGTATGGGAGGGGCTTTGCGAGGTGAAGAGCCTTGCGGTGGATAATTCCTGCATGGGCAAGGGGTTAGGTCGCAAGCTGGTCGAGGCACAGATCGAAAAGGCCAGTGAACTCGGATTGGAGAAGATATTCACGCTGACGCTTGAGCCGGGATTTTTTGAAAAGCTCGGTTTTGAACGAGTTGATCGCATGTCGCTTCCAATGAAGGTCTGGAGCGACTGCGCAAAATGCTCCAAGCAGGACCACTGCGACGAGACCGCACTGGCACGGGCTGTGAATTAG
- a CDS encoding transposase, whose product MNQPASNGPTISFDEFGPLEIRPQPGRNYCHTDHPKRLPATYTRKHGVQHWLAFYDVHQKKLWGYVRPRKRHQEFLEVLKLTRKKYPANQRIHLILDNFSPHRKDKVLRYCRENNIHLIWTPTNASWLNPIECQFTHVKEFVIRGTNYQNHNELKIALNRYVAYRNKKNQQKLNLDN is encoded by the coding sequence GTGAACCAGCCGGCCTCAAACGGGCCGACCATATCATTCGACGAGTTCGGACCGCTGGAGATTCGTCCTCAGCCAGGCCGGAATTACTGTCATACCGACCATCCCAAGAGGCTGCCTGCGACCTATACCCGCAAACACGGCGTTCAGCACTGGCTGGCGTTTTACGATGTCCATCAGAAAAAGCTCTGGGGATATGTTCGGCCACGCAAGCGGCATCAGGAGTTCTTGGAAGTTTTGAAACTGACCAGGAAAAAGTATCCTGCGAACCAGCGGATCCATCTGATACTGGACAATTTCTCGCCGCACCGCAAGGACAAGGTTCTGCGGTACTGTCGCGAGAACAATATTCATCTGATCTGGACGCCGACCAACGCATCATGGCTAAATCCTATCGAATGTCAGTTTACCCATGTTAAGGAATTCGTCATACGCGGAACTAATTATCAAAACCACAATGAGCTTAAAATCGCTCTGAATAGATACGTAGCATATCGCAATAAAAAAAATCAGCAAAAGTTAAACTTAGATAATTGA
- a CDS encoding helix-turn-helix domain-containing protein, whose translation MCLYARDLSTSEGQQIQRILRSSKSRIKIRRGQVILASNQGYKVPAIAELVHYSPHHVRAIIKDFNQRGLKALEPKPRPGRPPEFTEDDKAIIAETAKCPPDLLDCPFKRWSLEKLREYLVQEKIVPTISIETLRTILREKKVKLRRTKTWKECNDPNLKSKKN comes from the coding sequence ATGTGTCTGTACGCCAGAGACCTCAGTACCAGTGAAGGCCAGCAAATTCAGCGGATACTCCGCAGCAGCAAAAGCCGAATCAAGATTCGTCGCGGCCAAGTCATTCTTGCCTCTAACCAGGGCTATAAAGTTCCTGCTATCGCCGAGCTGGTTCACTATTCGCCGCACCATGTCAGGGCCATCATCAAAGACTTTAACCAACGCGGCCTTAAGGCGTTGGAGCCCAAGCCCCGGCCGGGAAGACCGCCGGAGTTTACCGAGGACGACAAGGCCATTATTGCCGAGACTGCAAAATGTCCGCCCGATCTTCTGGACTGCCCTTTTAAGCGGTGGTCCCTGGAAAAACTGCGTGAATATCTTGTCCAGGAAAAGATCGTTCCTACGATCAGCATTGAAACACTCAGGACCATCCTGCGTGAAAAGAAGGTCAAGCTCCGGCGGACAAAGACGTGGAAAGAGTGCAACGACCCCAATCTCAAGTCTAAAAAAAACTAA
- a CDS encoding response regulator, whose protein sequence is MYADLENALKRYGREADLRKAIRNARICIIDDQIDHLKSFVRGLNDEGFTNLVQKTHIESINELLENDYDLIVLDLQGVADGISADDGIGVIASLKESDPAMPILVVSGTNTSPDKSKIINQADLIRIKPVLPGDLASDIEDILKNRKSQYWGALAVLKELHKIKPEVTCPRIMYQLLLESCPSHLSCIAVAEP, encoded by the coding sequence TTGTACGCTGATTTAGAAAATGCACTTAAAAGGTACGGTCGAGAAGCTGATTTAAGAAAGGCGATCAGAAACGCCAGAATATGTATTATCGACGATCAGATAGATCATCTCAAAAGTTTTGTAAGAGGACTAAACGATGAGGGCTTTACCAATCTAGTACAGAAAACCCATATCGAGTCCATCAACGAACTACTCGAGAATGATTATGATTTGATAGTTTTAGACTTACAAGGCGTTGCTGACGGTATATCTGCGGACGATGGTATAGGAGTCATTGCAAGTTTAAAGGAATCTGACCCAGCCATGCCCATTCTGGTTGTAAGCGGGACTAATACTTCGCCCGATAAATCAAAAATAATTAATCAAGCCGATTTGATTCGCATAAAACCTGTATTGCCGGGTGATTTAGCAAGCGATATAGAGGATATACTTAAAAATCGGAAGAGTCAGTACTGGGGTGCGCTTGCAGTTCTTAAAGAATTACATAAGATAAAGCCAGAAGTGACCTGCCCCCGAATTATGTACCAGCTACTGTTAGAGAGTTGTCCTTCTCATCTGTCGTGTATTGCTGTAGCTGAGCCGTAG
- a CDS encoding sensor histidine kinase, producing MAQKKNLEFKINYNSGYREVEAVPDQIGIVLRCLLENAAKYSFNGKPNDKRKISVRFNNVYLGEKRALEISIQNYGCPISLEEASSRRIFQLGYRGEYSGEGGRQGTGTGLYLVDRITTAHKGRIDVHSKPDGPAENNQAVNTFVLTWPRYFQE from the coding sequence ATGGCCCAAAAAAAGAATCTGGAGTTTAAAATTAACTACAATAGCGGATATCGGGAAGTTGAGGCTGTGCCTGACCAGATTGGAATTGTACTGCGATGTTTGCTGGAAAATGCTGCTAAGTACTCATTCAATGGAAAACCAAACGATAAACGAAAAATTAGTGTGAGATTCAATAATGTTTATCTTGGTGAGAAAAGAGCATTAGAGATTTCAATTCAGAACTATGGATGCCCAATCAGTTTGGAAGAGGCAAGCTCGCGTCGTATTTTCCAGTTGGGCTATAGAGGAGAATACAGTGGTGAGGGTGGAAGGCAGGGCACGGGCACTGGTCTATATTTGGTTGACCGAATTACAACCGCACACAAAGGTAGAATAGATGTACATTCCAAACCTGATGGTCCAGCAGAGAACAATCAAGCCGTTAATACATTCGTTTTAACCTGGCCTAGGTACTTCCAGGAATAG
- a CDS encoding ABC transporter permease subunit, producing the protein MIKKVSIIAKNTFVETIRQPVYAVILAFALFLFVLSPSIAMYTLDEDIKLLREIGLSTLFLTGLFIAIFSASGAVAEEIDSKTITTVLSKPVRRPSFIIGKFLGVLSAVGLAHYIGTIAMFLSIRHGVLETASDTHDWTVITVAASVAVLALLLSAFFNYSYDWSFTSTAILLTALFSTIGMAFLFFIDRHWEFNPSHNGFTLFDLNASVLLFLAVMILIALAVMFSTRFNIVLTLIFCIVIFLVGLINGWAFGRFVDQHWWAQIGRMVFPDLQAFWISDAIYEDSSVPANYLGMTALYATLYTSGILAFAIALFQKRQVG; encoded by the coding sequence GTGATCAAAAAAGTCTCTATCATAGCCAAAAACACGTTCGTTGAAACCATTCGACAACCAGTGTATGCCGTTATACTCGCATTCGCGCTGTTTTTGTTCGTACTAAGTCCGTCAATTGCGATGTATACGCTGGACGAGGATATAAAGCTCCTCCGCGAGATTGGCCTTTCTACGCTGTTTTTGACGGGTTTGTTCATCGCCATTTTTTCAGCTTCCGGTGCGGTCGCAGAAGAGATAGATTCCAAGACCATCACCACCGTCCTATCCAAGCCCGTACGCCGCCCATCCTTTATTATTGGCAAGTTCCTGGGGGTATTATCGGCCGTTGGGCTCGCCCATTATATCGGCACCATCGCGATGTTCCTCTCCATAAGGCACGGCGTACTCGAAACCGCCTCCGACACCCACGACTGGACCGTCATCACCGTCGCCGCCTCCGTCGCGGTTCTGGCACTGCTCCTAAGTGCTTTCTTCAACTACAGTTACGACTGGTCATTCACCTCCACCGCCATACTTCTCACCGCCCTTTTCAGCACCATAGGCATGGCATTTCTGTTTTTTATCGACCGCCACTGGGAATTTAACCCCTCCCACAACGGCTTCACCCTGTTCGATCTCAACGCATCAGTCCTGCTTTTCCTCGCCGTTATGATCCTCATCGCCCTTGCGGTGATGTTCTCAACCCGCTTCAACATCGTACTTACACTGATATTCTGTATCGTAATTTTTCTCGTGGGCCTGATCAACGGCTGGGCCTTCGGCCGATTCGTCGACCAGCACTGGTGGGCACAGATCGGCAGGATGGTCTTCCCCGACCTGCAGGCATTCTGGATCAGCGACGCAATCTACGAAGACAGCTCAGTACCAGCAAACTACCTCGGCATGACCGCACTATACGCAACCCTCTACACCTCCGGAATCCTAGCCTTCGCAATAGCCCTGTTCCAAAAACGCCAGGTCGGGTAA
- a CDS encoding SPFH domain-containing protein, whose translation MKVSSKRAEHVSIAGLVLSVVFFVTSILVGAINQSFAAHALSWQILGGGLIWLVLIILFHQRSLAEQEKLDMAQMEADSDSGTIFQGGSGRVELMAVHQKRLAVLEKWFLPAFSVVIALYHIGIGIYLATNVPAQQDIDLINPQLAAVFMALVAFLSFLISRFATGMSVENEWRPIRAGGSSFLATAVLAFGLAVCFGFANFRIIGPVFVFGWVIPVLIIVLGVETAIASVLDFYRPRRKGEVLGMSFDSRLLAIFNEPGGFLHTFTSALDYQFGFKVSQTWFYRLLEKAIIPLFLFFVLTLYALSSIVIVNPGEQAIIEHFGSFENGGRLVGPGMTLKLPWPFDQAYVHPTSKIQQISVGFVPLDDDAGPKPLLWGMEHYEEEFNLLTAAQQYGGSGNEGDDGAPPIGLVRAAVPIQYRVNDLKSFMYNHKDAKKTLEAICYREVVKYAAQSTIETDVSSVEGDRESLLGAGRSGAVSYLTDAIQKAANEAELGVEIVFVGLQGVHPPPELAKDYEAEVGAVQDQQTNILLAQAGRNRALTSLAGSIAEAEELYDFARKYAVAKEEDDREAVLEYGEKLKELFLTSEGEIFKKLREAKSYAFEKATLAEATGTRFEGQLKAYQASPEIYRKLQRLIVLEEALQKIRKYVIAADQQDSEVFVLDLKEALTPGLMDMSVDEMLAEDQ comes from the coding sequence ATGAAGGTATCGTCCAAACGGGCAGAACATGTATCGATCGCTGGTCTGGTACTCAGCGTGGTCTTCTTCGTCACTTCGATCCTGGTCGGTGCGATAAATCAATCGTTCGCGGCGCATGCTTTGAGCTGGCAGATACTCGGAGGAGGTCTGATCTGGCTTGTGCTGATCATTCTGTTCCATCAGCGGAGCCTGGCTGAGCAGGAAAAGCTGGACATGGCTCAGATGGAAGCGGATTCGGATTCGGGGACCATATTCCAGGGGGGCAGCGGCAGGGTCGAGCTGATGGCTGTACACCAGAAGCGGCTCGCTGTGCTGGAGAAATGGTTTTTGCCCGCATTTTCGGTTGTGATCGCACTGTATCATATTGGTATAGGGATATATCTGGCGACGAATGTGCCTGCTCAGCAGGACATCGATCTGATCAATCCGCAGCTTGCGGCAGTCTTTATGGCGCTGGTTGCGTTTTTGAGCTTTTTGATCTCGCGTTTTGCGACCGGGATGAGCGTGGAGAACGAATGGCGTCCTATCCGTGCGGGCGGGAGCAGTTTTCTCGCGACGGCGGTTCTGGCGTTTGGTCTGGCGGTTTGTTTCGGTTTTGCGAATTTCCGCATTATCGGACCTGTATTTGTTTTCGGCTGGGTTATCCCGGTTCTGATCATTGTGCTTGGTGTTGAGACGGCGATAGCGAGTGTTCTTGATTTTTACCGTCCGAGGCGCAAGGGCGAAGTGCTGGGGATGTCTTTTGACAGCCGGCTGCTGGCGATCTTTAATGAGCCTGGCGGTTTTCTGCATACGTTTACGAGTGCACTGGACTATCAATTCGGGTTTAAGGTTTCGCAGACATGGTTCTATCGTCTGCTGGAGAAGGCGATCATTCCTCTGTTCCTGTTCTTTGTGCTCACTCTTTATGCGTTGAGCAGCATTGTGATAGTGAATCCTGGTGAGCAGGCGATCATCGAGCATTTCGGGTCTTTCGAGAACGGCGGTCGGCTTGTCGGGCCTGGTATGACTTTGAAGCTGCCGTGGCCTTTTGATCAGGCATACGTTCATCCCACTTCCAAAATTCAGCAGATCAGTGTCGGGTTCGTTCCGCTGGACGATGATGCAGGGCCTAAGCCGCTGCTGTGGGGGATGGAGCATTATGAGGAAGAGTTCAATCTTCTCACGGCTGCTCAGCAGTACGGCGGCAGCGGGAATGAAGGAGATGACGGCGCGCCGCCGATCGGGCTGGTGCGGGCCGCGGTGCCTATTCAGTACCGGGTTAATGATCTGAAATCATTCATGTACAATCATAAGGATGCTAAGAAGACGCTTGAGGCCATCTGCTACCGTGAAGTAGTGAAGTATGCGGCTCAGTCGACGATCGAAACCGATGTTTCTTCTGTGGAAGGTGATCGGGAGAGTCTGCTTGGTGCGGGTCGTTCAGGTGCTGTTTCGTATCTCACGGATGCGATACAAAAAGCGGCGAATGAGGCTGAGCTCGGTGTTGAGATCGTGTTTGTCGGGCTGCAGGGCGTTCATCCGCCGCCTGAGCTTGCGAAGGATTATGAGGCGGAGGTGGGCGCGGTTCAGGATCAGCAGACGAATATTCTGTTGGCGCAGGCAGGGCGCAACAGGGCCCTGACCAGTCTGGCCGGTTCGATCGCCGAGGCGGAAGAGCTGTATGACTTTGCACGTAAATACGCTGTGGCTAAAGAAGAGGACGACCGGGAGGCTGTGCTGGAGTATGGTGAGAAGCTGAAGGAACTGTTCCTGACATCGGAAGGTGAGATATTCAAGAAGCTCAGAGAGGCGAAGAGCTATGCGTTTGAGAAGGCGACGCTTGCTGAGGCGACTGGTACGAGGTTCGAGGGACAGCTAAAGGCTTATCAGGCTTCGCCGGAGATCTACAGGAAGCTGCAGAGGCTTATAGTGCTTGAGGAAGCCCTGCAGAAGATAAGGAAGTATGTGATTGCGGCAGATCAACAGGACTCGGAGGTGTTTGTGCTGGATCTCAAGGAAGCGCTGACACCGGGGCTGATGGATATGTCGGTTGATGAGATGTTAGCGGAAGATCAGTAA